A genomic segment from Rhinatrema bivittatum chromosome 19, aRhiBiv1.1, whole genome shotgun sequence encodes:
- the LOC115080224 gene encoding histone H4: MSGRGKGGKGLGKGGAKRHRKVLRDNIQGITKPAIRRLARRGGVKRISGLIYEETRGVLKVFLENVIRDAVTYTEHAKRKTVTAMDVVYALKRQGRTLYGFGG, encoded by the coding sequence ATGTCTGGCCGCGGAAAAGGAGGTAAAGGTCTCGGGAAGGGTGGCGCCAAGCGGCACAGGAAAGTGCTGCGGGATAACATCCAGGGGATTACGAAGCCTGCTATCCGCCGCCTGGCTCGTAGGGGCGGTGTAAAGCGCATCTCCGGGCTCATTTACGAGGAGACCCGCGGCGTGCTGAAAGTCTTCCTGGAGAACGTGATCCGGGATGCCGTCACCTACACGGAGCACGCCAAGAGGAAGACGGTCACGGCCATGGACGTGGTCTATGCCCTGAAACGGCAGGGTCGTACTCTCTACGGCTTTGGAGGTTAA
- the LOC115080222 gene encoding histone H2B type 1-F/J/L-like encodes MPEPAKSAPAPKKGSKKAVSKTQKKDGKKRKKSRRESYSIYVYKVLKQVHPDTGISSKAMNIMNSFVNDIFERISTEASRLAHYNKRSTITSREIQTAVRLLLPGELAKHAVSEGTKAVTKYTSSK; translated from the coding sequence ATGCCCGAGCCTGCTAAATCCGCCCCTGCTCCCAAGAAGGGCTCCAAGAAAGCCGTGAGCAAGACCCAGAAAAAGGACGgcaagaagagaaagaaaagcaggAGGGAGAGCTATTCCATCTACGTGTACAAAGTGCTGAAGCAGGTTCACCCAGACACGGGCATTTCTTCCAAGGCCATGAACATCATGAACTCCTTCGTGAACGACATCTTCGAGCGCATTTCTACGGAAGCCTCCCGCCTGGCTCATTACAACAAGCGCTCCACCATCACTTCCAGGGAGATTCAGACGGCCGTCCGCCTGCTGCTGCCCGGGGAACTTGCCAAACACGCCGTGTCCGAGGGGACCAAGGCAGTGACCAAGTACACCAGCTCCAAGTAA
- the LOC115080219 gene encoding histone H2A type 1-E, producing the protein MSGRGKQGGKARAKAKTRSSRAGLQFPVGRVHRLLRKGNYAERVGAGAPVYLAAVLEYLTAEILELAGNAARDNKKTRIIPRHLQLAIRNDEELNKLLGRVTIAQGGVLPNIQAVLLPKKTESHKAAKSK; encoded by the coding sequence ATGTCCGGACGCGGCAAGCAAGGAGGAAAAGCTCGCGCTAAGGCCAAAACCCGCTCTTCCCGGGCAGGCCTGCAGTTTCCCGTCGGCCGTGTGCATCGCCTTCTCCGCAAAGGGAACTATGCCGAGCGAGTAGGGGCCGGCGCCCCGGTCTATCTGGCAGCGGTGCTGGAGTACCTGACGGCCGAGATCCTGGAGCTGGCTGGCAACGCCGCCAGAGATAACAAGAAGACCCGCATCATCCCCCGCCACCTGCAGCTCGCCATCCGCAACGATGAAGAGCTCAACAAGCTGCTGGGCAGAGTCACCATCGCCCAGGGAGGGGTTCTGCCCAACATCCAGGCGGTGCTGCTGCCCAAGAAAACCGAGAGCCACAAAGCGGCCAAGAGCAAGTAA
- the LOC115080217 gene encoding histone H3: MARTKQTARKSTGGKAPRKQLATKAARKSAPATGGVKKPHRYRPGTVALREIRRYQKSTELLIRKLPFQRLVREIAQDFKTDLRFQSSAVMALQEASEAYLVGLFEDTNLCAIHAKRVTIMPKDIQLARRIRGERA; the protein is encoded by the coding sequence ATGGCTCGCACCAAGCAAACAGCACGTAAGTCCACCGGCGGAAAAGCTCCTCGCAAGCAGCTGGCAACCAAGGCTGCCCGCAAAAGCGCCCCAGCCACGGGCGGCGTGAAGAAACCTCACCGCTACCGACCGGGCACCGTGGCTCTCCGAGAAATCCGCCGCTACCAGAAATCCACCGAGCTGCTGATCCGCAAGCTGCCCTTTCAGCGCCTGGTGCGGGAGATCGCGCAGGATTTCAAGACCGACCTGCGCTTTCAGAGCTCGGCTGTCATGGCCCTGCAGGAGGCCAGCGAGGCTTACCTAGTCGGTCTCTTTGAGGACACTAATCTGTGCGCCATCCATGCCAAGCGAGTGACCATCATGCCCAAGGACATCCAGCTGGCCCGCAGGATCCGAGGGGAGAGAGCTTAA
- the LOC115080212 gene encoding histone H1-like: MAETAPAAAPAAPPAPAAAKKKQKKAAGASKARKSSGPSVSELIVQAVSASKERSGVSLAALKKAVAAKGYDVEKNKSRLKLAVKSLVNKGSLLQTKGSGASGSFKINKKQSESKKKPAPKSKKPVAKKPKKATAGVKKSPKRAKKPAAAATKKPAKKSPKKPKAAKAKKAVKSPAKAKAVKPKARKSPAKPTKAKTAKSSKMAPKKK; encoded by the coding sequence ATGGCTGAAACGGCCCCGGCGGCGGCTCCCGCTGCACCTCCTGCTCCAGCAGCggccaagaaaaagcagaagaaaGCGGCGGGCGCCTCGAAGGCGCGCAAGTCCTCGGGCCCCAGCGTCTCGGAGCTGATCGTGCAGGCCGTGTCCGCCTCCAAGGAGCGCAGCGGGGTCTCGCTGGCCGCCCTCAAGAAGGCTGTGGCGGCCAAGGGCTACGATGTGGAGAAGAACAAGAGCCGCCTGAAGCTGGCCGTCAAGAGCCTGGTGAACAAGGGCAGCCTCCTGCAGACCAAGGGCAGCGGAGCTTCGGGCTCTTTCAAGATCAACAAGAAGCAGTCGGAGAgcaaaaagaagcctgccccgaAGAGCAAGAAACCGGTGGCCAAGAAACCCAAAAAGGCAACTGCCGGAGTGAAAAAGAGTCCCAAGAGAGCCAAGAAACCGGCAGCGGCTGCTACGAAGAAGCCAGCGAAGAAGAGCCCCAAAAAGCCCAAAGCGGCAAAAGCCAAGAAAGCGGTCAAGAGCCCAGCTAAAGCCAAGGCTGTGAAACCGAAGGCAAGGAAGAGTCCAGCTAAGCCTACCAAGGCCAAAACGGCTAAAAGCAGTAAGATGGCTCCTAAGAAAAAGTGA